GCCGGCGAAGGCGAGGGCGAAATCGAGTACTTTACGGTTCGCCTCCCTGCCCAGAAACACCAGCGATGCGCCGAGGGCCGTTAGGCCCCAGGTAAAGCAGGTCGCCATGAGCGCCTGCATAATGGGTCCCTGCGATGTGAAGAATTCGATCATGGATCGGCTTCTCCGGTGTTTTCAATATGAGCGAATGCCCCGTAAATCTTCTTCCGGTTTTAATTTATGCCCGGTAGAAATTGGTCTTCCCTGTGATCTCGTTTCTCCGTGGAGAGAGCACTTTTTTTATGGTAAAGATGGAACGGCTTTTTAAATCCGTGACAGGGATGGCGCCGGTTCGCCCGCCCGACAACACTGCCGATTTTAAGCAACGGGGCCCGGCTGTTCAACCAAAATTTAACGCCGATATGTACGGTTGCAAAATATGGTTGCAAAATTCGTTCCGAGTGCCGAGTCTTTGCCGGTCGCCGGTCATACAATCGTTGAAGGAGCGGATCGATGAAGGATCTTGTAATAGTCGGCGCGGGCCCCGCCGGGCTTTCCGCGGCGATCTACGGGATGCGCGCGGGCATCGACCTGGTGGTGCTTGAAAAGCTTGCGCCGGGCGGGCAGGTGATGACCACCTACGAGGTCGAAAACTATCCCGGTTTCGTCGACCCCGTCCCGGGCTGGGAGCTTATGAGCTCCATGGAAAACCAGGCGCGGCGTCTCGGAGCCGGGATAGTGAGCGGTGAGCTGTCCACGCTTCGCCGCAACGAGGCTGAAAACTGCTTCGAGATTTCTATCGTTGGCGGGGAACCGATCCGCGCGCGCGCGGTCATCTGCGCCACGGGCGCGTCGCTTCTCAAGCTCGGCGTTCCCGGCGAGGCCGAGTTTACCGGCCGGGGGGTGTCGTACTGCGCCACCTGCGATGCCGCGTTCTTTAAAGGCAGGGTCACCGCGGTTGTGGGAGGAGGCGACACGGCGCTCGAGGAGGCGCTGCATCTGACGCGCTTCGCCTCGAAGGTATACCTGGTGCACCGGCGCGACGCCTTCCGGGGCGCAAAGCTTCTACAAAAGCGCGTGCTTGAAAACGGAGCCATCGAACCGGTGTACGATTCGGTGGTGCGCTCCATCAATGGCAGCGGCAAGGTCGAATCGATCAGCCTGGAAAATAAACAGACCGGCGCCAAGAGCGATCTGCCGGTCGACGGCGTGTTCATCTTCGTGGGCTACCGGTCGAACACCGAGTACATTCCGGGCGAGATCCTCAACGACTACGGAGAGGTGATGGTCGACATGCGCATGCGCACCTCCATTCCGGGCCTCTTCGCCGCGGGCGACCTTCGAAGCGAATCGATCAGGCAGATCGTGGCGGCCGCGTCCGACGGCGCAACGGCCGCGCTCTCAGCGTACGACTTCCTGGAGGGGCTTGCGCGGGCCTAAAACCTGATGCCCAGCACCTGATGATAGGCCTCGCCGTTCATCTCCACGCGCTTGTACACGAACTTGAGTACCGAGAGCTTTTTGAATCCCGTTTCGGTTTCCGATTCCGACTCCCATATAAGACCCCACAGGCTCCCCGTCGAGCTGTAGCCGCGCTCGGGTTTCACGAGGTGATAGTAGGGGATGCCCAGGAGCAGCATCTGTCGATCGTAGCTCTCGGCGGGTTTCAGGTTCCGATACCACAGCGCGCCGAGTCCCCACAACTGGAATTTGTCTCCATCGCTCTCGGCGCTCACGTAGGTGAGCAGCGGCGGAATGCAGAGCACCCATTCGTTCGGATCGCTTCTGTAATACCAGAACGGAAGGAAGTTGTGCCGGAAGTAGTCGCCGTCGCGCTTCAGGTTGTAGATGAACCGGAGCACGCTTAGGTCGTACCCGCTTCCCGTGCTCGACCATTCGTGGTTCAGCAGCAGCCCGTAGGCGAGCCGGTATGCGCGGATCTCCGGCGATACCTCGTAGCTTAATAAATTCAGTGCAAGGCCGTAACGCTCGTGTCCCGTGCCGCCCTCCGGCCATTTGTACGAGCATCAGGGGAAGGGCCGGGAGCGATAATATCAAGAAAAAAAGACGCCGCTATTCGGCCAGTCTCCTGGCGATCTCGTCGAACAGGGAAAAGATGTCGGCGGCCTCGGGGAGCGAACCGACATCGTGCGGGAGCACGATCATTTTTATCCCGGTGCGCGACGCCAGATGGCTCGCCGCGGTGGCCGTGTTGAAGACGTCGCGGATGATGAACGTAATCCGGTCGGGCGGCGTTTCCGATAAAATACGGTTGGCGTGCTGGACGGTCGGCGAAACCCCCGGGGCGGGTTCGAGGGAGCCCGCGCAGACGATGTCGTAGCGCCTGAGATAATAATCGAAGAGCGCGTGACGCTGAATGACTATTGCGCCCTTCCTGTCGAGGAGTACGGAGTCCCAGTGCTTCATTTTTCGCTTCCATCGCTCATTGAATGCGCGGGCGTTGTCCTGGTATGCTGCGGCGTTCGCGTTGTCAAGCTTGCGCAGACGCGCGGCGATCGCGTCGGCGAAAACGGGGATATTGGCGGGATCCAGATGGTGATGAGGGTTCACTCCGTGGTGCGTTAATTGTGAGGTGCGCTGTATGGGTATGTCATCCTCCCGGATAAGGGTAACATGCTCCGAAAGGTCGAGGTATCCGTCCGAGTCCGCCTGGATGGACGCCCGGGCGGTGCTTTTCAAGAGTCCCTCTATCCAGGCCTCCTCGAGTCCCGCGCCGTTGATGATCAGCAGGTCGGCCTTTTTAAGGGCATGCAATGCGGCGGCGTTCGTGTTGACGTAGTGGGGATGGCTGGTGCCCGAGGCGATCGATATCACCTCCACATTATCGCCTCCGATGGTACGGGCGATATCGGCCATATAGGGATAGGTGGTGACGATTTGAACGCGCGCGAAAAGCGCAGCAGGAACGAGCAAAACAAACATCAGCGACAGTAAGAATCTCATCAGCGCCTCGCTGCGGTAATCTGTACGTAAAGTGAAAGTCGAAGGATATTCCGCCCGACTGCGTCAAGCCGCGAACCGGATACGCTAAGGAAATCCGGAGCCGGTGCCGCTTTCCGGGTAAATCATGTAAATGTACCACAAAACCAGGGCAGTGGCAACTGTACAGTCGTTTTTTTCTGGATTATGCGCAATATATACCGCTCTGGATGAGACCAAACATGCGGTACTCGCCATCAGGGGAGACCGGATGGACGGTTTATTGCCGGGGCCGTGTTCCGCCGGCCGGTGGCGCCGGGCGTTTGAGGACGCGGAAAGCGGAAGGGTCAGAAATGCCTGCGGTAAAAACGCTCTATACCCTCCCATATTTTACGACGAAGATCGAGCATCCGCACGCTGTTTACGGAGAGGTCGTCGTGGCGGAAATAGCGGTCGTTGATGAAGAGGCCCCGCGAAACCGAGAGCCGCAGAAGCGGCGTTTTGCCCCGGCCATGGCGCAGCATGATATGGCTTGCGAACGGGGGATTGTTGAGCGCGAAGGGCTCGCCGACGGTCCATTCCTCTCCTCCGAGCGATTTTCTCATGGATTCAAGGAGCGCGCGCGCCGTCTCGTCGGGGCAGGTCTTGATCGGCGTTCCTTCATGGGTCACGATGTTGTTCACGGTTACGAGGGGTCGTGGCCTTCCAGGGTCCGCAGCGTGTCTGGGGCCCACCGCCATCATCGTATGGCAGTCGAGGATGAGCCGGACCTTGCCGGTCTCGAGGATCTTTTCTATCGCGCGGTGAAAGCCGTGGTAGTAGCGCATGAGCAGGTTGCCGATCGCGATCTCGTCGGGGAAAATCCCCCGGGGGTATATGGCGTGTCCCGAGGGGGTCAGTTTCTTCACGACACCGTCGTCGGTGCGCGGGGCGACCATGAGATGGTGCCGGTCGAGGTCGACAAACACCCTGGAGACGGGCGAATCGATGCGGGCGATGGTCTTCTCGTCGAAATTGAAAAGGACGTCCGCGCAGGCGTCGGATTCGAAAAACAGGTCGAAGTCGCCAAGGATCTCGTATCCGGCGAGTTCCTCGGGGACGGTCCGTCCGGCGTGCGGAATGAGGATCAGTATGGGGAGGCCCGATTTCATTTTATCTTTTCAGCATTGCCGATATTTTCATGACGCCGCATA
The DNA window shown above is from Spirochaetota bacterium and carries:
- the trxB gene encoding thioredoxin-disulfide reductase, whose protein sequence is MKDLVIVGAGPAGLSAAIYGMRAGIDLVVLEKLAPGGQVMTTYEVENYPGFVDPVPGWELMSSMENQARRLGAGIVSGELSTLRRNEAENCFEISIVGGEPIRARAVICATGASLLKLGVPGEAEFTGRGVSYCATCDAAFFKGRVTAVVGGGDTALEEALHLTRFASKVYLVHRRDAFRGAKLLQKRVLENGAIEPVYDSVVRSINGSGKVESISLENKQTGAKSDLPVDGVFIFVGYRSNTEYIPGEILNDYGEVMVDMRMRTSIPGLFAAGDLRSESIRQIVAAASDGATAALSAYDFLEGLARA
- a CDS encoding zinc ABC transporter substrate-binding protein; this encodes MRFLLSLMFVLLVPAALFARVQIVTTYPYMADIARTIGGDNVEVISIASGTSHPHYVNTNAAALHALKKADLLIINGAGLEEAWIEGLLKSTARASIQADSDGYLDLSEHVTLIREDDIPIQRTSQLTHHGVNPHHHLDPANIPVFADAIAARLRKLDNANAAAYQDNARAFNERWKRKMKHWDSVLLDRKGAIVIQRHALFDYYLRRYDIVCAGSLEPAPGVSPTVQHANRILSETPPDRITFIIRDVFNTATAASHLASRTGIKMIVLPHDVGSLPEAADIFSLFDEIARRLAE
- a CDS encoding N-formylglutamate amidohydrolase codes for the protein MKSGLPILILIPHAGRTVPEELAGYEILGDFDLFFESDACADVLFNFDEKTIARIDSPVSRVFVDLDRHHLMVAPRTDDGVVKKLTPSGHAIYPRGIFPDEIAIGNLLMRYYHGFHRAIEKILETGKVRLILDCHTMMAVGPRHAADPGRPRPLVTVNNIVTHEGTPIKTCPDETARALLESMRKSLGGEEWTVGEPFALNNPPFASHIMLRHGRGKTPLLRLSVSRGLFINDRYFRHDDLSVNSVRMLDLRRKIWEGIERFYRRHF